The stretch of DNA TATTTCAACGGCGATTTTACCATTTTGTTGACCATCATCGGTGATCTGCGGTCTTGATAAGAATTTTCGTCCGGAAAGATTTAAAGCAACACCGCCTCCTCCGCCACCGCCATTTCCGTCGTAATTAGTAGAATTCGGGTCGCCATTTATTTTACCTTGATTACCAGGTTCATTTCCTGTTCCATCTCCGCCTCCTGTACCGTTCTGAGTTTTTTTACCCTTGTACAAGGCATTTGCATTTACTTTGGGTGTTTGTTCTCTAGCTGTTTCCGTAGGACTTTTAGTGGTTGTAACCGGTTGTTTTGTTTCTGTTTTTACGACTTTATTTGGAGCTGTTTTTACTTCAGAAGCATCTTCATTGTCTTGTGTTACCAACGCATCTTCCTGTTGATTAGAAACAGTGGGTTTAGTAGGAGCAATGTCTTCTACTTTTTCTTCTTGTTGCTTATTAGTTGCGTTTGGTGAGATAGATGGCTCATCCATGCTAGTGTAATCAGTGCCCATACCAACATCAGAAGTTCCATAGTTCACCACTATTCCCCCTTCACCTTCTTCTTCTTGTGGGGTATACGGATTGGTTATTCTAACCCAAAAGCATATAGCCAGAAACACCATATAGATTCCTATGGTGATCAGAAATGCCTTTCCTGAATTTTTCTCTTCTATATGAGTTGATTTCACTATTATTTTTTATGATAGTAATTATTTTTTTTGTGCAGCCACTACCAGTTTTAGCTTATGTCTGCTTGCGATATCCATCACATTAACAAATGGTTGTACTTGTGCAGCAGAATCAGCATTGATGATTACAGTAACTTCTTCCGCTTTTCCTTCGTAGCTTTTTAGAATTTCTTCGAGTTGTGGCTCCGATACCGCTTGTTTATCCACAAAATACTGGCCATCTTTAGTTACAGAAACATTAACGTTCTTTTTAGGAACTGTTTGTCCCGTAGCTGCTTTAGGCAGCGTAACTTTAATTACATGTGGAGCTACCAGAGTTGAAGCCAGAAGAAAGAATAACAACAAGAAGAACATGATATCATTCAGTGATGAAGTGTTTACTTCGGCTCCAATCTTATGTCGTCTTCTTAAATTCATCTTGTTGGTTCCTCTAACAGATCTATAAAGTCAATTGCATCAGTTTCCATTTTCAGAATAACTCTGTCAACCATCATTGTTAGGATATGGTGGCCAATGTAAGCAAAGATACCAATGATCAAACCGGCAGCAGAGGTAATCATTTTTTCATATAAACCTCCCGATACTAAACCGATATTGATTTCACCTGCCAATGAAATATTATAGAAAATACGAATTACTCCTGAAATAGTTCCCACGAAACCAAGCATTGGAGCAATACCAGCAATAATTCCTAAAATGTTAATATTTTTTTCCAGTTTGGATACTTCCAGCTTACCTACGTTTTCAATTGAACCTTCAATCTCCTTAATGGGTTTGCCAATACGTACCAATCCTTTTTGCAACATGCGAGCGATAGGCGTATTGTTGTTTTTACAAACGCTGATAGCAGCATCAACATTTCCTGAAAGAATATATTGACGAATTTGAATCATTAGCGATGATTCGGTTTTGTTTGCTTTGCGTATAGTAAAATAACGTTCAAAAAAGATAAATAATGCAAGAAATAATAAGATTGCTAACGGAATCATTACCCAGCCTCCTTTAGCAACCAAATCCATTAAGCTTAAACTTTCCTGTTTAGGAAGTGTGTTAATTGGCATGTTTCTCATGCTATCAACTACGCGCTGTGCGGAATCCGTAATCTGTAATAAAAACATAGTCTATA from Solitalea canadensis DSM 3403 encodes:
- a CDS encoding MotA/TolQ/ExbB proton channel family protein, whose translation is MFLLQITDSAQRVVDSMRNMPINTLPKQESLSLMDLVAKGGWVMIPLAILLFLALFIFFERYFTIRKANKTESSLMIQIRQYILSGNVDAAISVCKNNNTPIARMLQKGLVRIGKPIKEIEGSIENVGKLEVSKLEKNINILGIIAGIAPMLGFVGTISGVIRIFYNISLAGEINIGLVSGGLYEKMITSAAGLIIGIFAYIGHHILTMMVDRVILKMETDAIDFIDLLEEPTR
- a CDS encoding ExbD/TolR family protein — its product is MNLRRRHKIGAEVNTSSLNDIMFFLLLFFLLASTLVAPHVIKVTLPKAATGQTVPKKNVNVSVTKDGQYFVDKQAVSEPQLEEILKSYEGKAEEVTVIINADSAAQVQPFVNVMDIASRHKLKLVVAAQKK